In a genomic window of Bemisia tabaci chromosome 1, PGI_BMITA_v3:
- the LOC109041342 gene encoding alpha-tocopherol transfer protein-like gives MASDLDAFDEIKLWLNSLPDTELSDEEIKVFLHSCYGNCTDTKRCIEVYHSSRRELPEVFANRDPRDPSIQQFFKCFQIILSKERTDENFAVILIRATNPSVEYFDIASLFKAYFMTVDTLILEDPYCEGLILVFDVAGSSVSHLRKLNFGVLRKCIKYLEEGMPIRTKGLHVVNLTFVMVKIIQLVKTFLKSNRDDMTFFHSSSKLETLYSAVPQRCLPGEYGGTLGSSEDLNNKNIERLIEYREHLLEGKMRLSAIAKRDNGQGKSSCEDQASLEQLCIE, from the exons ATGGCCTCAGACTTAGATGCGTTTGATGAGATAAAATTGTGGCTCAACTCTCTACCAGATACTGAATTATCag ATGAAGAAATCAAGGTTTTTCTGCACAGCTGCTATGGAAATTGTACTGACACAAAAAGATGTATCGAAGTTTATCATTCTTCAAGGAGAGAGCTGcctgaagtttttgcaaataGAGATCCAAGAGACCCTTCCAtccaacaattttttaaatgttt TCAGATTATACTGTCCAAAGAGAgaactgatgaaaattttgctgtGATCCTGATTCGAGCAACCAATCCGTCAGTAGAATACTTTGATATTGCAAGTTTGTTCAAAGCATATTTCATGACCGTAGACACTCTGATTTTGGAGGATCCTTACTGTGAAGGATTAATATTGGTTTTTGATGTGGCTGGTAGCTCCGTATCACACTTGAGGAAGTTGAATTTTGGTGTCCTGCGGAAGTGTATCAAATATTTAGAG GAAGGAATGCCCATTCGAACCAAAGGATTACATGTTGTCAATTTAACATTTGTAATGGTCAAAATAATTCAACTAGtcaagacatttttaaaatcaaacagaGATGACATG acTTTCTTTCATTCTTCCTCAAAACTGGAAACTCTTTACTCAGCTGTGCCCCAGAGGTGTCTCCCTGGAGAATATGGTGGAACTTTGGGTTCTTCGGAAGATCTGAATA ATAAAAATATAGAGCGGTTAATAGAATATCGAGAACACCTTCTGGAAGGTAAAATGAGACtttcagccattgccaaaaGGGACAATGGTCAAGGAAAATCAAGTTGCGAGGACCAAGCGTCATTAGAACAATTATGCATTGAATAA
- the shn gene encoding uncharacterized protein shn produces MPRRKGHSIPPTKKVRIADAGNYSEEKAIFKTPEKSEGDPVIPSSPTSTTITAARSTMGAEAVIVESRTVEAFGADKYLHKKFKKIATTVHPQENSPPAPAPALGAARTPIPSPVNGFKVKSLLCSVPGSTEPTLGVSVEPQNSKAHDAGEAAIGPGEVAVGPGSGVQNGRYICPYCKLACAKPSVLQKHIRAHTNERPYPCHPCGFAFKTKSNLYKHCRSRAHTLKMEEDGHDAAQMEPLNEDDIESSTDDEDSPKKLKAAGGRLASPESKRDEPMKTIYKPKFHTVVEAASPTKGGPAPSPLALSIPSSPQLAESPSPGLAPVSLSSASSPSPEFLQRHISKLISENQAIVETMDPFWPKKYMQRSVSKDSKDSSASSLSSSSSSPGPESWSKTFFNRSSGADHAPESKKMKPVPKQVTESKLALALLRPNATSSKAPETHGADSAQPLNLTVNNCVPVYAKHVSEAKPEATNLTVDQSEKVRKSPLNHINSSAPAHQSSQVESSSIKDILLKARGTPTSVFKATNSSQEKGDMAFINPKNAPSSTDSITSGSNKFSSLHSQQFACSFCKVAYRSADDLEIHNLYYCKKNGSTLRLSPNPYKETNHVESRISNGSSLGSATSLTSLSQPSPGPLLGKTPLVNSYHPETAKVNVFPSLPAKEISVPSLLNKKSTTTTLKSLEELCKSPMRPNSMQAFNNESHTNDDSEVQVSKVEVTNRGAMEKYFDSEKFVAAVIPSFKRSKTSKENAEFLPSSVSPAKLGAHPSGSHPGLMITDGLSLSSSSNISRAKSPSYEPAQKNSLGQDFRGAQPHLDRLVIPIIPKILTQDLTQSSAIPASISSVLPPSPLLNPLTTITAFNPLTLPINSLLQKRAAIATPQEGKPNFAAYNGGLVTILHGGKSIPFVPGMPGPHSFSVVESKPLNLAERMLSKTGEKEVESSLSSKRSAGRDFESDLEVTQVTEVTTVSISKRVPLLRVESSDDIILENKAKKPRLSVSSPSPPSGILANSSKVRGTPEPLENTTSSSTEDSSNTQKQFLRPTSLPLKPGTFALKKSTPLGSTVLPLVSPETPRPSKSYGQLYLNGNAYTYLGLKCSTRTFFCTLNKPQPIYVPLSTLSMYSNWKVCSEAGPNPFGLNPGKAMSFYDSRHRQSSYTVARTKCEDVVTHSSYWLSQSKSKESEANESVKDDKSKKTKGVYESSVDYIYIRGRGRGPYVCEECGIRCKKPSMLKKHIRTHTDTRPYTCKHCAFSFKTKGNLTKHMKSKAHYKKCVELGISPVPTAVDESNIDQELLAKQQELLGMQSGDNEESEEDSDEDLDEEDDDEDEFDDEDIMNSDNKNKLEREAVSSLLSLSEVTIQAAVQSKHVLAGLLNPSNRPFTYPYNFCLPPRPVSEACTPTLTSISAHREHEKVSQNTGLARELQPSNPVVDCGRSDDVGLAACNKTSHYYFPSIRDTADLSMEEDSSQDEEMAVTTISGPIDLSRSKSNNNNNLRKLSTSSLPSRLSISTHSPLPADILTTVSEPALLLATLCSSMERLPVTNTVDPAEEAAMLQVYLKEKAMQDLRMKQMQYQTALNSKISNKGKLYAPTLEKDSKLESQTGFNIELTSSREEKKSAILDSILKSDSLMENNGKFMNEPRNLQQKIFESVSSVYEKALDSVKTVNSVAKENALDILAHTTSEAKKSSEMPSVSSPSKLIMPKKLKAEFKPPSCGPSSNYVSVLEDGRSMCVICNKIFSKPSQLRLHLNIHYFERPFRCESCAVSFRTKGHLQKHQRSVSHTNKVSMNSTFGAATSSNPRPFKCDDCKIAFRIHGHLAKHLRSKMHIMKLECLGKLPFGTYAEMERSGINMNDIDTTDCENFLESLQLLAQKL; encoded by the exons aAGTACGAATAGCAGATGCAGGAAACTATTCAGAAGAAAAAGCTATCTTTAAAACACCAG AGAAGAGCGAGGGGGATCCAGTGATACCATCCTCACCGACCTCGACGACAATAACTGCAGCGAGAAGCACGATGGGCGCCGAAGCGGTAATAGTGGAGTCGCGGACGGTGGAGGCCTTCGGGGCGGACAAGTACCTGCACAAGAAGTTCAAGAAAATCGCCACCACGGTTCACCCGCAGGAAAACTCGCCGCCAGCTCCGGCCCCGGCTCTAGGAGCCGCGAGAACGCCCATCCCTAGCCCGGTAAACGGGTTCAAGGTGAAAAGCCTCCTCTGCTCCGTGCCAGGGTCCACGGAACCTACCCTCGGCGTCTCCGTCGAGCCCCAAAACAGCAAAGCGCACGACGCGGGAGAGGCAGCCATCGGACCGGGAGAGGTGGCCGTCGGGCCGGGATCCGGCGTCCAGAACGGGCGCTACATCTGCCCGTACTGCAAGCTAGCTTGCGCCAAGCCGAGCGTCCTCCAGAAACACATCCGAGCACACACGAACGAGCGCCCGTACCCGTGCCACCCCTGCGGCTTCGCGTTCAAGACGAAGAGCAACCTGTACAAGCACTGCCGCTCCCGGGCACACACGCTCAAGATGGAGGAGGACGGCCACGACGCGGCGCAGATGGAGCCGCTCAACGAGGACGACATCGAGTCCTCGACCGACGACGAAGACTCGCCCAAGAAGTTGAAAGCCGCGGGTGGGCGCCTCGCCTCGCCGGAGTCCAAGCGGGACGAGCCCATGAAGACCATCTACAAGCCCAAGTTCCACACGGTGGTGGAGGCCGCCTCGCCGACCAAAGGCGGCCCGGCTCCTAGCCCGTTGGCGCTGAGCATCCCCTCGAGCCCGCAGCTGGCCGAGAGCCCTAGCCCCGGCCTCGCGCCCGTCTCCTTGTCCTCGGCGTCCTCGCCCAGCCCCGAGTTCCTCCAAAGACATATCAGCAAGCTCATCAGCGAGAACCAGGCCATCGTCGAGACGATGGACCCGTTCTGGCCGAAGAAGTACATGCAGCGCTCCGTCTCCAAAGACTCGAAGGACTCCTCGGCCAGCTCCCTGTCTTCCTCTTCGTCTTCCCCCGGGCCCGAGTCCTGGtcgaaaactttcttcaaccgCTCCTCCGGCGCGGACCACGCCCCCGAGTCCAAGAAAATGAAACCTGTGCCAAAGCAAGTGACTGAATCGAAGCTGGCGCTTGCGCTCTTGCGACCCAACGCAACTTCCTCCAAAGCCCCCGAGACCCACGGCGCGGACTCGGCCCAACCTTTGAATTTGACGGTGAATAATTGTGTGCCTGTATACGCGAAACACGTTTCCGAAGCCAAACCTGAAGCGACCAATTTAACTGTGGACCAAAGTGAGAAAGTTAGAAAGTCGCCTCTAAATCATATCAACTCTTCAGCTCCTGCCCATCAAAGTTCTCAGGTGGAAAGCTCCAGCATTAAGGATATTCTTTTAAAAGCCAGAGGAACGCCAACGTCAGTCTTTAAGGCTACCAATTCTTCACAAGAGAAAGGGGATATGGCATTCATCAATCCTAAAAATGCACCCAGCAGCACCGACAGCATTACCAGTGGAAGTAACAAATTTTCCTCGCTACACTCCCAGCAATTTGCTTGTTCGTTCTGCAAGGTTGCGTACCGCAGCGCCGATGATTTagaaattcataatttatacTACTGTAAGAAAAACGGAAGTACGTTGCGACTTAGTCCAAATCCATATAAAGAAACAAATCATGTAGAAAGCAGAATAAGTAACGGGAGTTCTTTAGGGTCTGCGACCTCGCTAACATCCCTTTCCCAACCCTCTCCAGGGCCTCTCCTCGGAAAAACACCTCTAGTCAATTCTTATCATCCTGAAACAGCGAAAgtaaacgtatttccatcatTACCGGCGAAAGAGATATCTGTGCCATCTTTGTTGAATAAAAAGAGTACCACTACTACTTTGAAATCATTGGAGGAGTTGTGTAAAAGCCCAATGAGACCTAATTCCATGCAAGCATTTAATAATGAAAGTCACACGAATGATGACAGCGAGGTGCAAGTTTCAAAAGTAGAAGTGACGAATCGCGGAGCTATGGAGAAATATTTTGACTCTGAAAAATTTGTGGCAGCAGTAATACCTAGTTTTAAAAGGTCGAAAACATCTAAAGAAAATGCAGAATTCTTACCGTCGTCTGTGAGTCCTGCTAAACTAGGCGCTCATCCAAGTGGATCACATCCAGGATTGATGATTACTGATGGATTATCATTAAGTAGTAGTAGCAACATTAGTCGTGCTAAATCACCATCCTATGAACCTGCTCAAAAAAATTCCCTCGGCCAAGACTTCAGAGGAGCGCAACCGCATCTAGATCGTCTTGTCATACCGATCATTCCCAAAATCCTCACTCAAGATCTCACTCAAAGTAGCGCCATCCCCGCTTCCATTTCATCAGTTCTTCCTCCCTCCCCTCTTCTCAATCCTTTAACTACGATCACAGCTTTCAACCCACTGACGCTGCCCATCAATTCACTTTTGCAGAAAAGGGCTGCCATTGCCACCCCTCAGGAGGGCAAGCCTAACTTTGCTGCATACAATGGTGGCCTAGTCACCATTCTTCATGGTGGAAAGTCCATCCCCTTTGTTCCTGGAATGCCTGGTCCGCACTctttttcagttgtggagtcaaAGCCTTTGAACTTGGCAGAAAGGATGTTGAGCAAAACGGGTGAAAAGGAAGTCGAATCATCATTATCCTCAAAACGCTCAGCTGGTAGAGATTTTGAATCGGATTTAGAAGTCACACAAGTAACAGAAGTCACAACTGTCTCCATTTCTAAACGAGTCCCTCTACTGAGGGTCGAAAGCTCTGATGATATAATATTAGAAAATAAAGCTAAAAAACCAAGACTGAGTGTGTCAAGCCCTAGTCCTCCATCAGGCATCCTTGCCAACTCAAGCAAG GTAAGAGGGACTCCTGAACCGTTGGAAAATACAACCTCTAGCTCAACTGAAGATTCGTCAAATACTCAAAAGCAGTTCTTGAGGCCGACATCATTGCCTTTGAAACCAGGAACTTTTGCTTTGAAGAAGTCAACTCCCCTTGGCAGCACAGTATTACCTTTAGTCAGTCCTGAGACACCACGACCAAGCAAATCGTACGGGCAGTTGTATTTAAATGGCAATGCATACACTTATTTGGGTCTGAAATGTTCCACACGCACTTTCTTCTGCACACTGAACAAACCTCAACCAATATATGTCCCTCTCAGCACACTATCCATGTATTCGAATTGGAAA GTTTGCTCTGAAGCCGGCCCAAATCCATTTGGTCTAAATCCTGGGAAAGCTATGTCCTTTTATGACTCTCGTCATCGACAGTCATCATACACTGTTGCTCGTACCAAATGTGAAGATGTTGTGACACATTCATCTTATTGGCTCAGTCAATCAAAATCTAAAGAAAGCGAGGCAAAT GAATCAGTCAAGGATGATAAgagcaaaaaaacaaaaggagTATATGAGTCAAGCGTAGACTACATTTATATTCGAGGAAGAG GGCGAGGTCCATATGTTTGTGAAGAATGTGGCATAAGGTGTAAAAAACCATCCATGTTGAAGAAACACATAAGGACGCATACAGATACCCGGCCGTATACATGCAAGCATTGTGCTTTCAG tttcaaaactAAAGGTAACTTAACAAAACATATGAAGTCGAAAGCGCATTATAAAAAATGCGTTGAATTAGGAATAAGCCCTGTTCCAACAGCTGTGGATGAATCGAACATTGACCAAGAACTTCTGGCTAAACAG CAAGAACTACTGGGAATGCAAAGTGGAGACAACGAAGAATCAGAAGAAGATTCAGATGAAGATCTTGACGAAgaggatgatgatgaagatgagTTTGATGATGAGGATATAATGAACAGTG acaACAAAAATAAGTTAGAACGAGAGGCTGTGTCCTCGTTACTGAGCCTGTCAGAGGTGACAATCCAAGCGGCTGTTCAAAGCAAACACGTTCTTGCTGGATTGTTAAATCCATCAAATCGACCTTTCACGTATCCTTATAATTTCTGTCTTCCACCAAGGCCAGTTTCAGAAGCTTGTACACCCACTTTAACATCCATCAGCGCTCATCGGGAGCATGAAAAA GTTTCACAAAACACAGGATTAGCAAGAGAATTACAGCCCTCCAATCCAGTAGTTGATTGTGGGAGGTCGGATGATGTAGGACTTGCTGCTTGCAATAAAACATCGCACTACTATTTCCCATCCATCCGAGATACTGCTGATTTATCGATGGAAGAAGATTCTAGTCAAGATGAAGAGATGGCTGTCACAACTATTAGTGGCCCTATTGATCTCAGTAGAAGTAAAA GTAATAATAACAATAACCTAAGAAAATTATCCACGAGTAGTCTCCCATCACGACTGAGCATTTCAACGCATTCCCCTCTTCCAGCAGATATCCTAACTACAGTCTCAGAGCCAGCTTTACTTCTAGCCACCTTGTGCTCATCAATGGAGCGATTACCTGTAACAAACACTGTAGATCCTGCTGAGGAGGCAGCCATGTTACAAGTTTATCTGAAAGAAAAAGCTATGCAAGATCTCAGAATGAAACAAATGCAATACCAAACAGCTCTCAAcagcaaaatttcaaacaaaggGAAGCTCTACGCTCCAACTTTAGAAAAAGATAGTAAACTTGAGTCTCAGACTGGATTCAATATTGAATTAACCAGTTCTAGGGAAGAGAAAAAGAGTGCAATATTAGACTCAATACTTAAGTCTGACTCATTAATGGAGAATAATGGAAAATTCATGAATGAGCCGCGTAACTTGCaacaaaaaattttcgaaagtGTTTCCTCTGTCTATGAAAAAGCTCTTGATTCTGTGAAAACAGTTAATTCAGTGGCCAAAGAGAATGCGCTAGATATTTTGGCTCATACAACTTCAGAGGCTAAAAAGTCCTCAGAAATGCCTAGCGTTTCATCCCCTAGCAAATTAATAATgcctaaaaaattaaaggcTGAGTTCAAACCTCCAAGCTGTGGACCGTCCTCCAATTATGTGag TGTTTTAGAGGATGGTCGAAGCATGTGTGTGATTTGcaacaaaattttctccaaaccAAGTCAGTTACGTCTGCActtaaatattcattattttgaaagaCCTTTCCGATGTGAGTCTTGTGCTGTCTCTTTTCGAACCAAAGGACATTTGCAGAAACATCAGCGGTCTGTCTCTCACACGAACAAA GTTAGCATGAATTCAACTTTTGGGGCTGCTACTTCAAGTAATCCTCGCCCTTTCAAATGTGATGACTGTAAAATCGCTTTCCGGATACATGGTCATTTAGCTAAACATCTCAGGTCCAAAATGCACATTATGAAATTGGAGTGCTTAGGTAAACTTCCCTTCGGCACATATGCAGAAATGGAAAGGTCTGGCATTAACATGAATGATATTGATACCACCGACTGTGAAAACTTTTTAGAAAGTCTTCAG cttTTGGCTCAGAAATTATGA